TTTACCTCTCCATAAGCAATGCAGAGAACTTATTTTCTTTTCGCTGGAGCCTTGGTACTGTTGCATTTTGTCACAACTAGCTCAGCTAGCATAATTGTAGCCAACAACCATAACAACAGTGCTAGTGATCTGAATGCTCTTCTTGCCTTCAAAGCCACCATTTTCGATCCTCAAAGGATTATCCCAACCAACTGGTCCACTTCTTCCTCTGTTTGCAACTGGATTGGTATCACTTGTAATGCTCGTCATCACAGAGTCGCGGCCATCAACCTTTCTTACATGGGAATTGTAGGAACCATACCTCCAGAACTGGGAAATCTTTCTTTCCTAGTCTGGCTAAATGTTAGAAATAACAGCTTTCATGGACACCTTCCACCCGAGCTATCTCGTCTGCGCCGAGTGAAGTACATCAACTTGGAAGGTAATGCCTTTGAGGGAGAACTTCCGTCATGGTTGGGGTGTTTGAGTGCACTCTGGTACATCAACTTCCAATACAACAGATTTTCCGGTTCATTATCAGGCAGGCTCTCTAATTTCACAAAGTTAGAGACCATCAGGTTGGGTGTTAACTTCTTTACGGGAAGTCTTTCAGAAGAATTCAGCGCTCTaccaaaattgagagttttggaAATTGAATATACCCAACTTGCAGGCCCTCTGCCACAGGCTCTGTTTAACCTTTCCTCATTGCAAAAGATTGGTTTTACGGGTAATAGCTTATCGGGTTACCTTCCAGCACGTATCTGCGATTATCTCCCACAACTCCAAGGGCTTTACTTATCACGGAATTACTTTGAAGGTGAAATTCCATCAGGCATTGGAGAATGCTCAGGACTCCAATTTTTATCCTTGTCTTTCAACAAATTCCGAGGATATATACCAAATGGAGTTTGGAATCTAACCACGCTTACAGCAATAGATTTGGGTGAGAATGACCTGACAGGTAAGCTGCCAACTTCAAGCACCAATAGATCACAGATTCTGTACGTTATCTTTATTTATTTCAAACTGATTTGTTAGTTTGCAATGTTTTGATGTTTTTATATGTCAACTTTTTCATCtttattttgtcaaaaaaagtaaaatttaaaatattcttcCTTAATCAATCAAAATTTGCAACAACATTATAAAGTAATTATTAGTTATCGCCGGCAATTGTCATCCAAGACTAATTTATGTAAGTTTATTGTGTGGAGTACAAATTAAGACTGAAAATCCATCATAGCCCATTGAAAATTGTTCAAAATCCTTTTTAACCCATTGAGACATTTATTGTTCAAAAAATTCTAAGCATGGCGAACACATAGTTACTAAACCTAACCTTACCAACCTGATGGTTCAATTGGTCAACTTAGTGATCTTGGATTAGTAATGGGAATAAATGAACAAGGAAATCATTTACTAGTCAATAATTCATCAATTCAATCGGTAAAATTTAAAATACTGACCTGTTCAACCAGTAatttaataattataatatttttagtaattaaaatattttattgtacaATATTTTAGAAACACCAATAAATCTATGGTTAAGCTGCTAACCTGTTATACCAATGGCCTTGCCGGGTTGATGTCTAGGCTGGGATTAATGACTATGCCAAACACACAATTTTGTTTGATGTAAGAAATAAAATCGTGAAAGAAGGATGAATTAACACTATGTCTACTAATGGAGTAGAGTTGTCTTTTTGTACAAAACCATTGGTTTTGATGGATCCCATCTCCATAAGGATGTTGAAAGTATATTTTCAAGCCACATGGGGGTTTTGAGTAATTTCCccttaaaatttttggacattTGAAACTTCATGGCTTTACCGTCTAtgaaagaaaatgtaaaatgtaTTAATTTCGATATGCATATTTAGATTTTATATCAATTTTATTTCTAATTTATGCATACATTTAAAAATCCATTGACATACGCATATAGATTGCCACCAAAATGACCTCCAATTTTTGGGAGTTTATGTAATCGTCATTTTGCCAATATTTATGAGAGATTTACATGATATTGTTTGAAACTAAACTGAAGATCCTTTGAATTCTGAAATgcatatatattatatacatataattAGGCCATGCCGTGAATTATATTTATCATGATGCCGTAATTTTTGAGCAGTTGAAATTCCAAAAGCCATTGACAATCTCTATAACTTGGAGCAACTAGGCATAAGGCGTGCTAATGTGACAGGTAAAAATCTTGATACATTTTGGCATGAGATCTATTTCATTATCCCATCATTAGAATACTTTTCTCAAACTTGAATTTGAGCTTTAAGTCGAGCGAGTTCAAATACAAATCAAATTGGACTCTTTTTCATACGTCAATTGGTCAGTCATACTAGTGCACTGCATAAGCCAAAACGATTTTGATCAGCTTGATCTCAATATGCTACAGCCTACATCTATAACTCAATTTCAAATTCCAATTGATTGCACTTAAAAAATAGAGATACTGATAGGGGGGCTAATAGATGATACAATGGGAAATAGGAAGATGAGGAAGCACTTAGAGAGGGGGTACAAAGAGATAGAAAGAGTGAATGCTTGAAGAGGGGAAAATGTATAATTCTATGTCACTTTTGACAATGTCATCTTAGAGTTGATTTGGTTTCAAATTATTTACTTGCATCACAGACacaattttcaaaacatttttttatttcacatacatcatatcacaaaaagtattatagtaattattcaaataatctcctatccaaacacactcattgTCTCAAAATATTTTGTCATTTCAAAAATTATCAATGAATTCTGTGCCCCTTTTGACAATGTCATGTTATTTCGTTGGAAACCTTTGTTTCAAATTGTTTTGTCATTTCCAAAATTGTCAATGAATTATACCACTTGCGTTCCCTGAATTGTTTTGTCTTTACCCCTGAATTTGTTCAGATGCTTACCTCTTTCATTAAATTTAGCTACTTGACTTGCAGATATGTGAGATACAAAAGTGTTGCCATGTTGTCATGCTTTGGTTACTTGAGAGTAACGAGGTGCTGTTGTGACAGGGTTGTGGGGCCTAGATTGAGTGAACACAGAGATGATTGAGAGAACCGAAAGTGCGGAGTTTTTGCTATGGTGGGCAGAGTTGGGGAATTGAAAAAGTAACTTGTTAGTGGTTAAAACAGAGGACAATTAAACCAGTCATGGGTAGGAGGAATgattattaattattaaattaaTAAGGAGTAAACGAAtggttaattaattagttgagaTGGAATATTTGTTGAAGAAATGATATGACGTTGTTGCATGATTGTTCATTATATTTGCAGGTATAACataaagaaatttttaaaaactgcATTTGTAATGGTATTAGACCAAATTAATGCAAATGAATTGATGACATAATAACCAGAGTGCATATAGGGGAAATTTAATTAGATCATATTTGTCACTTTTAAATTTTCAACATTACTATCACAATCACTTAATTATACTTTTTATCATCTGATTAACGTGTTGTCTATGTATTGTCAACCAATAGCATAACAAACTTTCACCGATAACCAACCACAAACAATATAATTATcaagttttaaaataatattaaaaaagcttttaaaagatcaaagtttttttgtttattaaaattttatacaaatttCTTCCATataaaaagtgattttttttaaattgcatgTAAATTGAATGTGCCCTTTTATCTAGTAATGCTATTGGTATTCGTACTAATGTACACATGCTTGAAATCAAATATTCATATTGATTAAACTATATAGAGATACAAttaagaatattttttaataggTGTAAATACAATATATAACTTCTCATTGTCTATTCTAAAAGTAGGACAACAAACAATCTTCAGATTTTTTTCTTACCAATTTGATTTGTCAGGTATAATACCTCAAGAGGTTGGTAATCTTAGCAAATTGGAAGTACTTTTGTTGGCGTCGAATAGGTTGAGAGGTCCCATCCCGCTGAAACTTTTCAATAGTTCAACTGTACAAGTTATTTCTCTCGCGGACAATGATTTATCAGGCGAGCTTCCATCAACTATAGGTGCTTTCTTACCCAATCTTGAGGAACTCTACCTTGGGATAAATGAATTCACTGGAACTATACTAACATCTATCTCAAATGCTTCTCGGCTCAGAATTCTAGACCTTGATACGAACCATTTTACTGGTGCAATTCCTCATTCTCTTGGAAACTTGAGATTACTGGAACATTTAGGTATATCGCGAAATGATTTTTCTGAGGACTCGCTATCCAAAGAGTTGAGCTTCATCATTTCCCTATCAAACTGCAAACATTTAACAAGTTTGTGGATAGCTGAGAATCCTCTGAATGGCTTCCTCCCAAAGTCTATCGGAAATCTTTCTAGCTCACTCGAATCCATAATTGCCAGTAATTGTGGAATCATAAGTGAAATTCCAAGTTCGATTGGTAATTTGAGCAACGTGATAGAGCTGAACTTTTCAATCAATAGTTTGACTGGAGTAATTCCAACTACAATCAAATGGTTCTTGAAGCTTCAGAGGATAGGTCTAAGCGACAATCAAATACTAGGTGCTATTCCAAGTGAGTTTTGTAATTTGCTGAACTTAGGAGAATTAAGACTTGGACAAAATATGCTCTCTGGTATGGTGCCTTCTTGTTTAGGAAACGTTACAACACTCAGATATGTTTATCTCAATTCTAACAATTTAAGTTCTATGATACCAACAAGCTTTTGGAGCCTCAGATATATTTTGGAGCTAGACATGTCAGGAAATTATTTGACAGGTTCTTTGCCTGCTGAAATTGGAAACTTGAAGGCATTAGTCTATTTgagcctttcaaataatcaataCTTGGGTGGGATACCCAGCACTATCGGAGCACTACAAGATTTGCAAGAACTCTCCTTGGAACGTAACAAGCTACATGGATTGATACCAGATTCCATGAAGAATATGTTGCAGTTACGGCATTTGGATCTATCTTTTAACAATCTGGAAGGTGAAATTCCCAACTCATTACAGGTACTATCAGATCTCCAATACTTTAATGTGTCTTACAACAGATTGAAAGGACCGATTCCTCATGGAGGGCCATTCGCAAATTTCACGAACCTGTCTTTTCTCTCAAATGAAGCATTGTGTGGCGCTCCTTGGCTCCAACCTTGTGCAAGTACATTTGAGCATGAATCAAGGACAAAAAGGATAGTCATGATTGTTCTGTTGACATCAGGATCTGTCATATTAGCCTTggtaatttcaatttttttgatgCGGTTA
This portion of the Coffea eugenioides isolate CCC68of chromosome 11, Ceug_1.0, whole genome shotgun sequence genome encodes:
- the LOC113752472 gene encoding probable LRR receptor-like serine/threonine-protein kinase At3g47570, coding for MQRTYFLFAGALVLLHFVTTSSASIIVANNHNNSASDLNALLAFKATIFDPQRIIPTNWSTSSSVCNWIGITCNARHHRVAAINLSYMGIVGTIPPELGNLSFLVWLNVRNNSFHGHLPPELSRLRRVKYINLEGNAFEGELPSWLGCLSALWYINFQYNRFSGSLSGRLSNFTKLETIRLGVNFFTGSLSEEFSALPKLRVLEIEYTQLAGPLPQALFNLSSLQKIGFTGNSLSGYLPARICDYLPQLQGLYLSRNYFEGEIPSGIGECSGLQFLSLSFNKFRGYIPNGVWNLTTLTAIDLGENDLTVEIPKAIDNLYNLEQLGIRRANVTGIIPQEVGNLSKLEVLLLASNRLRGPIPLKLFNSSTVQVISLADNDLSGELPSTIGAFLPNLEELYLGINEFTGTILTSISNASRLRILDLDTNHFTGAIPHSLGNLRLLEHLGISRNDFSEDSLSKELSFIISLSNCKHLTSLWIAENPLNGFLPKSIGNLSSSLESIIASNCGIISEIPSSIGNLSNVIELNFSINSLTGVIPTTIKWFLKLQRIGLSDNQILGAIPSEFCNLLNLGELRLGQNMLSGMVPSCLGNVTTLRYVYLNSNNLSSMIPTSFWSLRYILELDMSGNYLTGSLPAEIGNLKALVYLSLSNNQYLGGIPSTIGALQDLQELSLERNKLHGLIPDSMKNMLQLRHLDLSFNNLEGEIPNSLQVLSDLQYFNVSYNRLKGPIPHGGPFANFTNLSFLSNEALCGAPWLQPCASTFEHESRTKRIVMIVLLTSGSVILALVISIFLMRLKLRKKILAPTQNLLPMATFERASFHELRQITNGFSESNLLGSGSFGSVYKGIRENGMVWAIKVFDLQLEGAFKSFDRECEVLSCLRHRNLTRVITACCSLDFKALVLEYMPNGSLEKWLHVNHHVLSIMQRLDIMIDVASGLEYLHYGYSTPIVHCDLKPSNILLDQDMVGHVCDFGIAKLLGDGESVVQTKTLATFGYIAPEYGLEGLVSTSCDVYSFGITLMETFTKRKPKDEMFTEELSLRRWVQDCLPDSVIQEIDVDLLHPEDGLVQKKINCISSILQLGLSCTTDAPQERINMKEVLRALQKIKLQFIKDITP